The Mycoplasmopsis gallinacea genome includes a window with the following:
- the gyrA gene encoding DNA gyrase subunit A, whose amino-acid sequence MIGDKKDNLNPLDDSDLDSLKIQDEEYEYEEDKRMVFGNKNKTKQLVEEEEEEIPQNKEEYRVSSQIIENPQDGIFPILIDKEMSESFLDYSMSVIVSRALPDARDGLKPVHRRILYDMSELGLNPGTPHRKSARIVGDVLGKYHPHGDYSVYEAMVRMAQDFSMRYPLVDGHGNFGSIDGDEAAAMRYTEARMSKVAAEMLESIKKETVDFVDNYDGSEQEPSILPSRFPNLLVSGSSGIAVGMATEIPPHNLGEAIDATIALALNPEITTKELMQHLKGPDFPTGGIILGTKGIYDAYETGKGKIPVRSKTEIIEHTNGKSKIIVKEIPYAIRKTTIVQKIAELHKDKVIEGISDLRDESNRDGIRIVIDVKKGYNPHILLNKLFQKSYLQTNFNVNMVALVNKEPKLINLKTALSVYWDHQKDVVTRRLKFDLNKAEEKAHILDGLKIAVSNIDEVVQMIKTSKTDQEAQDKLANRFNLSERQTKAILDMNLRRLTGLNIEKMDQEIFELKKEIEYLQSILDSEEKLRDLIIDELNQIKAKFNDARRTVIDASAIGQISDEDLIAEKDIVITSSTNGYVKRINLEEYNTQRRGGVGTVSMKTYNDDDISNIIKTNTHTDLLLFSNKGKAYSIRAHQIPEASKQSKGIPFINIVESLDTNNGEKIVSMLDVPSYDENTYLATVTKKGIMKRTPLSEYQNIRRNGLNAFKLQEDDELVRAFILGDDDIVLIANNDKNIINFKGEEVRATGRNSVGTRGMKLDNGQQVISASSNRDGEFILSIGSKGFGKLTKSEEYRITHRGSKGVSGINAEKAGNLVFARFVELSDEVLIITTSGITIRINVKDIALTSRNTKGVKIISLKDNDEIVAAEVIKNSDEQ is encoded by the coding sequence ATGATCGGTGACAAAAAAGACAATTTAAATCCATTAGATGATTCAGATTTAGATTCTTTAAAAATTCAAGATGAAGAATATGAATATGAAGAAGATAAAAGAATGGTTTTTGGAAACAAAAACAAAACTAAGCAATTAGTCGAAGAAGAGGAAGAAGAAATCCCTCAAAATAAAGAAGAATATAGAGTAAGTTCACAAATTATTGAAAATCCACAAGATGGGATTTTTCCAATTTTAATTGATAAAGAAATGAGCGAATCATTTCTTGATTATTCGATGAGTGTTATTGTATCTCGTGCTCTTCCTGATGCTCGTGATGGTTTAAAACCCGTTCATAGAAGAATTTTATACGATATGTCAGAACTTGGGCTTAACCCAGGAACTCCACACCGTAAAAGTGCTCGTATTGTAGGGGATGTGCTTGGGAAATACCACCCACATGGTGATTATTCAGTTTATGAAGCTATGGTTAGAATGGCGCAAGATTTCTCAATGCGTTACCCACTTGTTGATGGACACGGTAACTTCGGATCAATTGACGGTGATGAAGCTGCTGCTATGCGTTATACTGAAGCTAGAATGTCAAAAGTAGCTGCAGAAATGCTTGAAAGTATCAAAAAAGAAACTGTTGATTTTGTCGATAACTATGATGGGTCAGAGCAAGAACCTTCAATTTTACCTTCAAGATTTCCTAACTTACTTGTTTCAGGATCATCAGGGATTGCTGTTGGAATGGCGACAGAAATTCCACCACATAATTTAGGCGAAGCAATTGATGCTACTATTGCACTTGCTTTAAATCCTGAAATTACAACTAAAGAGCTTATGCAACACCTTAAAGGGCCTGATTTCCCAACTGGTGGAATTATCTTAGGAACTAAAGGAATTTATGATGCATATGAAACTGGAAAAGGAAAAATTCCAGTTAGATCAAAAACTGAAATTATTGAACATACCAATGGTAAATCAAAAATTATTGTTAAGGAAATCCCTTATGCAATTAGAAAAACTACTATTGTTCAAAAAATTGCTGAGCTTCACAAAGATAAAGTAATTGAAGGTATTTCTGATTTAAGAGATGAATCAAACAGAGACGGAATTAGAATTGTTATTGATGTTAAAAAAGGTTACAACCCTCACATTTTATTAAACAAATTGTTCCAAAAATCATATTTACAAACTAATTTCAACGTTAATATGGTTGCTCTTGTAAACAAAGAACCTAAGTTAATAAACTTAAAAACAGCTCTTAGTGTTTATTGAGACCACCAAAAAGATGTTGTAACTAGAAGGTTAAAATTCGACTTAAATAAAGCTGAAGAAAAAGCTCATATTTTAGATGGATTAAAAATTGCAGTTTCAAACATTGATGAAGTTGTCCAAATGATTAAAACATCTAAAACTGACCAAGAAGCTCAAGATAAACTTGCAAATAGATTTAACTTAAGCGAAAGACAAACTAAAGCTATTTTAGACATGAACCTTCGTCGTTTAACAGGTCTTAACATTGAAAAAATGGATCAAGAAATTTTTGAACTTAAAAAAGAAATTGAATACTTACAATCAATTTTGGATTCTGAAGAAAAATTAAGAGACTTAATTATTGATGAATTAAACCAAATCAAAGCTAAATTTAATGATGCAAGAAGAACTGTAATTGACGCTTCTGCAATCGGTCAAATTTCTGATGAAGATTTAATTGCTGAAAAAGATATTGTTATTACAAGCAGTACTAACGGTTATGTAAAAAGAATTAACCTCGAAGAATACAACACACAAAGACGTGGTGGTGTAGGAACTGTAAGTATGAAAACTTACAATGATGATGATATTTCTAATATCATTAAAACCAACACCCATACTGACCTTCTATTGTTCTCAAATAAAGGTAAAGCATATTCGATTAGAGCTCACCAAATCCCTGAAGCATCTAAACAAAGTAAAGGAATTCCTTTCATTAACATTGTTGAATCACTAGATACCAATAATGGTGAAAAAATTGTATCTATGTTAGATGTGCCAAGCTATGATGAAAATACTTATTTAGCTACCGTGACTAAAAAAGGTATTATGAAGCGTACTCCATTAAGCGAATACCAAAACATTCGTAGAAATGGACTTAATGCGTTTAAATTGCAAGAAGATGATGAACTTGTTAGAGCCTTTATTTTAGGTGATGATGATATTGTTTTAATTGCAAATAATGATAAAAACATTATCAATTTCAAAGGTGAAGAAGTGCGTGCAACTGGAAGAAATTCAGTTGGAACTAGAGGAATGAAACTTGATAACGGTCAACAAGTTATTTCAGCTTCATCTAACCGTGATGGTGAATTTATCCTTTCAATTGGTTCAAAAGGATTTGGAAAATTAACAAAAAGTGAAGAATATAGAATTACTCACCGTGGATCTAAAGGAGTTTCTGGAATTAATGCTGAAAAAGCAGGAAACCTTGTATTTGCTCGTTTTGTTGAATTAAGTGATGAAGTATTAATCATTACAACAAGTGGTATTACAATTAGAATTAACGTTAAAGACATTGCTCTTACATCAAGAAATACCAAGGGTGTTAAAATTATTTCACTTAAAGATAATGATGAAATTGTTGCAGCTGAAGTTATTAAAAACTCAGATGAACAATAG
- the thrS gene encoding threonine--tRNA ligase, with protein sequence MKANKPLNHTTSHLLAAAIEKLYPNVKLGFGPATEEGFYYDFEFESPFSDTELAKVEKLMKKLASRNLVMKQVPVSEYDFTNKPYKKELYDEFVSQGKEVTFYALVDPLNNETVFIDLCAGGHVESTKHIKHFKLLSLAGAYWRGNSDNIQLTRIYGTSWDTKEELEEFLAILKDRKERDHRKIGKEMKLFTFNPLGGQGLPFWLEDGMYIHNEIRKLILKMDRKYGFTEVLTPHFGEEKLYWTSGHLPMYQEDMFKPIVVENERLIPRPMTCPHHILCYNTEKRSYRDLPIRYSEQSQLYRYEKSGALTGLERVRGMLLTEGHLFVRPDQIADEFKRMYQLIKETLEIFKIKISYVSLSLRDPEEKDKFFDDDKMWNDAENELRKVLNELGVEYEEKVGEAAFYGPKMDIQIYTALGHEVTVSTLQLDFLLPKRFDISYTNSEGKEERPVMIHRGLIGTYERFVAILIEQTKGVLPFWLAPKQITVIPVNEEKHLEYAKEINDMLFDLDFRSKLDARNERLSKKMREAQMSKSKFQVILGDNEVENGTISYRKYGEEKTTTVSKDEFIKMLFDLKLKYE encoded by the coding sequence ATGAAAGCAAATAAACCACTTAACCACACAACAAGTCACTTACTTGCTGCTGCTATTGAAAAACTTTATCCAAACGTTAAATTAGGTTTTGGTCCAGCTACCGAAGAAGGATTCTATTATGATTTTGAATTTGAATCACCTTTTAGTGATACTGAATTAGCTAAAGTTGAAAAATTAATGAAAAAACTTGCTTCACGTAATTTAGTGATGAAACAAGTTCCTGTTAGTGAATATGATTTTACTAACAAACCATACAAAAAAGAACTTTATGATGAATTTGTATCTCAAGGAAAAGAAGTTACTTTTTATGCCTTGGTAGATCCTCTTAACAACGAAACTGTTTTTATCGATCTTTGTGCAGGTGGACACGTTGAATCAACAAAACACATTAAACATTTTAAACTTCTTTCGCTTGCTGGTGCATATTGAAGAGGAAATAGTGATAATATTCAACTTACAAGAATTTATGGAACTTCTTGAGATACTAAAGAAGAACTTGAAGAGTTTTTAGCTATCTTAAAAGACCGTAAAGAAAGAGACCACCGTAAAATTGGTAAGGAAATGAAACTTTTTACTTTCAATCCACTTGGGGGACAAGGGCTTCCTTTCTGACTTGAAGATGGAATGTACATTCATAATGAAATTCGTAAATTAATCTTAAAAATGGATCGTAAATACGGATTTACAGAAGTTTTAACACCACATTTTGGGGAAGAAAAACTTTATTGAACATCTGGACACCTTCCAATGTATCAAGAAGATATGTTTAAACCAATTGTAGTTGAGAATGAAAGGTTAATTCCTCGTCCAATGACATGTCCACACCACATTTTATGCTACAATACAGAAAAACGTTCATATCGTGATTTACCTATTAGATATAGTGAACAATCACAACTTTACCGTTATGAAAAATCAGGAGCTTTAACAGGACTTGAAAGAGTTAGAGGGATGCTTTTAACTGAAGGACACTTATTTGTGCGTCCTGATCAAATTGCTGATGAATTTAAAAGAATGTATCAACTTATTAAAGAAACACTTGAGATTTTCAAAATTAAAATTAGTTATGTTTCTTTAAGTTTAAGAGATCCTGAAGAAAAAGATAAATTCTTTGACGATGACAAAATGTGAAATGATGCTGAAAACGAGCTTAGAAAAGTGCTTAATGAACTTGGCGTAGAATATGAAGAAAAAGTTGGTGAAGCTGCTTTCTATGGGCCAAAAATGGACATTCAAATTTACACAGCACTTGGACATGAAGTAACTGTTTCAACATTACAACTTGATTTCTTGCTTCCAAAACGTTTTGACATTAGCTACACAAATAGCGAAGGAAAAGAAGAACGTCCAGTTATGATTCACCGTGGTTTAATTGGTACATACGAAAGATTTGTTGCCATTTTAATTGAACAAACTAAAGGTGTGCTTCCATTTTGACTTGCACCAAAACAAATTACAGTTATCCCAGTTAATGAAGAAAAACATCTTGAGTATGCTAAAGAAATTAATGATATGCTTTTTGATTTAGACTTTAGATCTAAGTTAGATGCTCGTAATGAACGTTTATCTAAAAAAATGCGTGAAGCACAAATGTCTAAATCTAAATTCCAAGTTATTCTTGGTGATAACGAAGTTGAAAACGGAACAATTTCATACCGTAAATATGGTGAAGAAAAAACCACAACAGTTTCAAAAGATGAATTTATTAAAATGCTTTTTGACCTTAAATTAAAATATGAATAA
- the trpS gene encoding tryptophan--tRNA ligase, translating to MKQRLISGIKPTGDLTLGNYIGAIRNFLKLQDQYDSYFFVADLHALTTGSVDPKELLKARKATIALYIACGLDPEKATIFFQSQVMEHGMMQWLCTSETTLGELQRMTQFKDKSSKLVQSNGTSKVPSGLLMYPTLMAGDILLYDADIVPVGEDQTQHLELTRNIAERFNNRYKTNFKIPKGYVPEVGARIKSLTDPSVKMSKSEKGDKSTIYLLEDPESAYKKILKAVTDSEGKVYISEEKKGVVNLLNIYASLTNISLEEAAKHFEHHNYKDFKIEVANEVKKLLENIQKNYQSALEIVDKIANEGAKRASAIAKVNLNKLMNNIGLYGEKNESK from the coding sequence ATGAAACAAAGACTTATTAGCGGGATAAAACCTACTGGTGATCTTACATTAGGTAACTATATTGGCGCTATTAGAAACTTTTTAAAATTGCAAGATCAATACGATTCATATTTTTTTGTTGCTGATTTACACGCTTTAACAACTGGCAGTGTAGATCCAAAAGAGCTTTTAAAAGCTAGAAAAGCAACTATTGCTTTATACATAGCTTGTGGTCTTGATCCTGAAAAAGCAACTATTTTCTTTCAATCACAAGTAATGGAACACGGAATGATGCAATGACTTTGCACTAGTGAAACTACTCTTGGTGAATTGCAAAGAATGACACAATTTAAAGATAAATCAAGCAAATTAGTCCAAAGCAATGGAACAAGTAAAGTTCCGTCAGGTCTTTTAATGTACCCAACATTAATGGCAGGAGATATTCTTTTATATGATGCAGATATTGTCCCTGTTGGTGAAGACCAAACGCAACACCTCGAACTTACGCGTAATATCGCAGAAAGATTTAATAATAGATATAAAACTAATTTCAAAATTCCTAAAGGTTATGTACCTGAAGTTGGAGCTAGAATCAAATCACTTACAGATCCTAGTGTAAAAATGAGTAAAAGTGAAAAAGGAGATAAATCAACCATTTATCTTTTAGAAGATCCAGAATCAGCTTATAAAAAAATTCTTAAAGCAGTTACTGATTCTGAAGGAAAAGTATATATTTCTGAAGAGAAAAAAGGAGTTGTAAACCTTTTAAATATTTATGCTTCTTTAACAAACATTTCACTTGAAGAAGCTGCTAAACATTTTGAACACCATAATTACAAAGACTTCAAAATTGAAGTAGCAAATGAAGTGAAAAAACTTCTTGAAAACATTCAAAAAAATTACCAAAGCGCTTTAGAAATTGTTGACAAAATTGCTAATGAAGGTGCTAAAAGAGCATCAGCAATTGCTAAAGTAAACCTTAATAAACTAATGAATAATATTGGATTATACGGAGAAAAAAATGAAAGCAAATAA